DNA from Verrucomicrobiota bacterium:
GGGTGTACTGGGGGCCCGAACGCTGCGGGAGGATGCCGAACGGCTGGTGCGCAGTCTTTTTGACCGCAAGGCACCCCGGGGCCCAAGTGCCGAGCGCAAAGGTTTTGCGTGGGCCCTTCGCGACGTCTCGTTCAACGTTGCCTCGGGCGAGACCGTCGGTTTTATCGGCGGCAACGGTGCGGGCAAATCGACCCTGTTAAAATTGCTGGCCCGCATCACCGAACCCAGCGCCGGTTCAGCCAAAATTCGCGGCAAAGTGGCTGCACTCCTGGAAGTGGGCTCGGGATTCCACAACGAATTGACGGGCCGCGAAAACATTTTTCTCAATGCCGCCATTCTGGGCATGTCGCGGGCAGCCACGCACGGGAAGCTTGATGAAATCATCGACTTTTCGGGCGTTGAGAAGTACATCGATACGCCCGTCAAACGTTACTCCAGCGGCATGCGCGTGCGCCTGGCGTTTGCGGTGGCCGCGTTTCTGGAACCCGACATCCTGATTGCCGACGAGGTACTGGCGGTTGGTGATGCCAACTTTCAAAAGAAGAGCCTGGGCAAGATGAGCGACGTGGCCCGGCAGGGTCGAACCGTGCTTTTCGTCAGCCATGATCTGGCGGCCGTGCAGAACCTTTGCCGCCGAGTCATCGTGCTGAAAAAGGGGTCGCTGTTGGCTGACGGCGCCGCAGCTGCTTCGATTCGCACCTACCTGGGTTCACTCGAGTCGGCGCGCGCCTTCCAGGTAGAGACTGGCGCGCGCCAGGCGGTTGCAGACCGGCCGCACCTGGTGGATTTCTCGGTCAACCAGGGCCCGGATACGGTCGAAGACCTGCTGCTGAGCGGGCGGCAGGCCGTGCTGTCGTTTGGGTTGCGGCGCATCGAGTCTGACGTGCACTGCTGCGTGGAGATCTACACGGAAACCGGCGTGCTGGTCACCCGCTTTGCCACCCGCGGCTACATCGAAGGCAACTTTACCGGCGACGTGACCCTGCGCTGCCGTACCGAGTCACTGCTGCTTAACCCTGGCCGCTACCGTTTGGCCTTTCAGATCTACCAACGCGACGTCCTGGTCGACTACCACGAGCGCCTCACTACATTTGAGGTCGGCCATGGCAGCATTGGTGCCCACCGGCTCTGGAGCCACGAGACCAACGGGCTCTTTTTTCTCCCGCACGATTGGACGGCCGAACCGCTGGAATCCGACGGGGTGTTGGCGCAGGCCGCCCCGGCTGCAGCGTGGGCGGCTGCCCCCGAAGCCCGTTTGGAGGGGCAGTAACGGCATTGGAGGTCGCGGTACCGCCGGCCTGGTCATTCCGCGTGGCTGTCCCCGTTCGACACCGGTTTTCAAGTTTGTTGAGCTGTCTTTGCCCCGGAGGGGCAGCCGGAGAGTAGGTCGGTACTTCAGTGCCGGTCTTAGGCCCAACGGGCCGGCAGACCTTAGCCCGGGATTTACCCCTGAGCTTTACCCGCATTTTTTGAGAGCAGCGCGGGGACAGCCGTGACCGTCTTTCGACCCGAAGGGCCAAGAGAACATAGCCCAGCGTTTACCCCTCGACCTGACCCGCAATTCTGCCACCGTCAAGCAAGACCCGGCACGCGCCACGCATCCGCGCGTCTCTCTATACCATTCCGCCGGCAATGGAGCTAAAATCTTGTCTTC
Protein-coding regions in this window:
- a CDS encoding ATP-binding cassette domain-containing protein, whose protein sequence is MGKPIIEAHGLGKQYRLGVLGARTLREDAERLVRSLFDRKAPRGPSAERKGFAWALRDVSFNVASGETVGFIGGNGAGKSTLLKLLARITEPSAGSAKIRGKVAALLEVGSGFHNELTGRENIFLNAAILGMSRAATHGKLDEIIDFSGVEKYIDTPVKRYSSGMRVRLAFAVAAFLEPDILIADEVLAVGDANFQKKSLGKMSDVARQGRTVLFVSHDLAAVQNLCRRVIVLKKGSLLADGAAAASIRTYLGSLESARAFQVETGARQAVADRPHLVDFSVNQGPDTVEDLLLSGRQAVLSFGLRRIESDVHCCVEIYTETGVLVTRFATRGYIEGNFTGDVTLRCRTESLLLNPGRYRLAFQIYQRDVLVDYHERLTTFEVGHGSIGAHRLWSHETNGLFFLPHDWTAEPLESDGVLAQAAPAAAWAAAPEARLEGQ